In Microbacterium pumilum, the following proteins share a genomic window:
- a CDS encoding LCP family protein yields MSVMSPPRPTAAPRIPRHVVEERPLRYPDTGSREVMTRRGWWLVLLNFLIPGSPQAVAGNRRLARIGLGTTLAMWTFVIVGLLCALLWQPVFLTIATNWFALLAAQIVFVAYAALWVVLTIDALRLVRLVKTGRLARYAIAIVAVMLTVVSSGGAVYAANIAGVTRDTLASIFGVSGPSVPPSDGYYNVLLLGADSGVGRDSMRFDSISVVSVNATTGAATITGIPRDMPGFPFAAGPMQDRYPDGHTGHADPSCGWGSGINQLRTEVEICQDGDALYPDAVANGSAPGIEATKDAAEGILGIEIPYYVFLDMHGFASLVDALGGVDITVEERLPEGGGPAYEGQPAEEWAIGWIEAGPQHMNGDTAQWYARSRYTTDDFDRMKRQRVLQEAILTQFTPQNVLSHFQDVATAGADIVQTDLPQSLIPTLAELAVKAKEQSVATIELTPEGGVDEYTPDFAYVQQLISTALHPPTPSPDPAP; encoded by the coding sequence ATGAGCGTGATGAGTCCGCCACGGCCCACTGCCGCGCCCCGCATCCCACGACACGTCGTCGAGGAGCGCCCGCTCCGCTACCCCGACACCGGCTCGCGCGAGGTCATGACGCGGCGCGGGTGGTGGTTGGTCCTGCTCAACTTCCTCATCCCTGGCTCGCCGCAGGCGGTCGCGGGCAATCGGCGGCTGGCGCGCATCGGCCTGGGAACCACCCTCGCGATGTGGACGTTCGTGATCGTCGGGCTGCTGTGCGCTCTGCTGTGGCAGCCGGTCTTCCTCACCATCGCGACGAACTGGTTCGCGCTCCTCGCTGCCCAGATCGTGTTCGTCGCCTACGCCGCGCTGTGGGTCGTCCTCACGATCGACGCGCTGCGCCTGGTGCGCCTGGTCAAGACGGGAAGGCTCGCGCGCTACGCGATTGCGATCGTCGCGGTCATGCTGACGGTGGTCTCGAGCGGCGGCGCCGTGTACGCCGCGAACATCGCCGGTGTCACCCGTGACACGCTGGCCTCGATCTTCGGGGTGAGCGGACCTTCGGTGCCGCCGTCCGACGGCTATTACAACGTCCTGCTGCTCGGTGCCGACAGCGGGGTCGGCCGCGACTCGATGCGATTCGACAGCATCTCTGTCGTATCGGTGAACGCCACCACCGGCGCAGCGACGATCACCGGCATCCCGCGCGATATGCCGGGCTTCCCGTTCGCCGCCGGACCGATGCAGGACCGCTACCCGGACGGACACACCGGTCATGCCGACCCGAGCTGCGGGTGGGGAAGCGGAATCAACCAGCTGCGCACCGAGGTCGAGATCTGCCAGGACGGCGATGCGCTCTATCCGGACGCCGTCGCAAACGGGTCCGCCCCAGGCATCGAGGCGACCAAGGATGCCGCGGAGGGCATCCTCGGCATCGAGATCCCGTACTACGTCTTCCTCGACATGCATGGCTTCGCCTCGCTCGTCGACGCCCTCGGCGGCGTCGACATCACCGTCGAGGAGCGCCTGCCCGAAGGCGGCGGGCCGGCGTATGAGGGGCAGCCCGCCGAGGAGTGGGCCATCGGCTGGATCGAAGCCGGCCCTCAGCACATGAACGGCGACACCGCGCAGTGGTACGCCCGTTCGCGGTACACGACGGACGACTTCGATCGGATGAAGCGCCAGCGCGTCCTGCAGGAGGCGATCCTCACGCAGTTCACGCCGCAGAACGTGCTGAGTCACTTCCAGGATGTCGCGACCGCCGGTGCGGACATCGTCCAGACCGACCTGCCGCAGTCGCTCATCCCGACGCTCGCCGAGCTCGCCGTCAAGGCGAAGGAGCAGTCGGTCGCGACGATCGAGCTGACTCCCGAGGGCGGCGTCGACGAGTACACGCCGGACTTCGCTTACGTGCAGCAGCTCATCTCGACAGCGCTGCACCCGCCCACGCCGAGTCCCGACCCTGCACCCTGA
- a CDS encoding glycosyltransferase — MTATLRVMLDQLVAPTEPDLAEASRELARALVLGAPAGCEVEAIAPAGGQGDLSDVPGLAGIRRTALPRRELSGALQLGVGTGIGGGMIHSPSLFAPLVRHDRVHDHDQTVVTVWDLRPWEAADELPRGAAGWHRAMLKRAAKHADAVVVPTHSIAARLAELAKLGDRIRVIAGAAPLSFAVPADEVGRRRLLDLPEGFILLSGGPAHSDGLEAGFGAVGASGIDLPVVVIDTPDGHEPAVAELASAAGIPERSLHVRGALEAPDRAAVFGGTLAFVAPSRRAAFPWRVVDALTLGVPVIAAQSAAHTEVIVDGGEVVEAPDAPLLIEGLADALHRALASTAAADRLAVLAGDRGRAFSWREAADRVWQLHADL; from the coding sequence ATGACGGCGACGCTTCGAGTGATGCTGGACCAGCTCGTCGCTCCGACCGAGCCCGACCTCGCCGAAGCCTCCCGCGAGCTGGCGCGCGCGCTCGTCCTCGGTGCTCCTGCAGGCTGCGAGGTCGAGGCCATCGCACCGGCCGGGGGGCAGGGAGACCTGTCGGACGTGCCCGGGTTGGCGGGCATCCGTCGCACCGCGCTCCCGAGGCGTGAACTCTCCGGGGCGCTGCAGCTCGGTGTGGGCACCGGAATCGGCGGTGGCATGATCCACTCGCCCTCCCTGTTCGCACCCCTCGTGCGGCACGACCGGGTGCACGACCATGACCAGACCGTCGTCACGGTCTGGGATCTTCGGCCCTGGGAGGCCGCCGATGAACTGCCGCGCGGCGCGGCCGGATGGCATCGCGCGATGCTCAAGCGCGCGGCGAAGCACGCCGACGCGGTCGTCGTGCCGACGCACTCCATCGCCGCGCGCCTGGCCGAACTGGCCAAGCTGGGGGACCGCATCCGGGTCATCGCGGGGGCTGCTCCCCTCTCATTCGCCGTGCCCGCCGACGAGGTCGGGCGTCGTCGGCTCCTCGACCTCCCGGAGGGCTTCATCCTGCTGAGCGGCGGCCCCGCGCATTCCGATGGGCTCGAGGCGGGATTCGGTGCGGTGGGTGCATCCGGCATCGACCTGCCGGTCGTCGTGATCGATACGCCGGACGGCCACGAGCCGGCGGTCGCCGAGCTCGCCTCGGCAGCCGGGATCCCGGAGCGGAGCCTCCATGTGCGGGGTGCTCTCGAGGCGCCGGACCGCGCGGCGGTATTCGGCGGCACGCTTGCGTTCGTCGCGCCGTCGCGTCGCGCGGCATTCCCGTGGCGCGTCGTCGACGCGCTGACGCTCGGCGTGCCGGTGATCGCCGCGCAGTCTGCGGCGCACACCGAGGTGATCGTCGACGGCGGTGAGGTCGTCGAGGCGCCGGACGCGCCGCTGCTCATCGAAGGACTCGCGGACGCGCTCCATCGCGCGCTGGCGTCGACGGCGGCGGCAGACCGTCTCGCGGTGCTCGCGGGCGACCGCGGCCGGGCGTTCTCGTGGCGTGAGGCGGCAGACCGGGTGTGGCAGCTTCACGCCGATCTGTAA
- a CDS encoding ABC transporter permease yields the protein MTTIDLAEYDVPGRGRGILDVIRWRYLLRLLVRKGTATRYRNSVLGWTWSYVKPAAQFVIYYFVMGIILQIHHDVQNFAIYLFSGVVIINLFNEGFGNATNAIVDNGSLVRKIYLPRELFPIAAIIVAFIHFLPQVAILLLICLVVGWTPTLAMVGAVLLGVLIVVMFALGLGLFFSGINVRFRDAQNVVEIIRMFSTWTSPVLYIWPFVQAALPTWAFHIYMCNPLSVAVELFHYGFWEGTVTESVGLPQPFWLYIIIALVACVVSLVVGQAVFRRFERTFAQDL from the coding sequence GTGACAACAATCGATCTCGCTGAATACGACGTCCCGGGCCGCGGTCGCGGCATCCTCGACGTCATCCGCTGGCGGTATCTGCTGCGTCTGCTGGTGCGGAAGGGCACGGCGACCCGCTATCGCAACTCCGTGCTCGGCTGGACCTGGTCGTACGTGAAGCCGGCCGCACAGTTCGTCATCTACTACTTCGTGATGGGGATCATCCTGCAGATCCATCACGATGTGCAGAACTTCGCGATCTACCTGTTCTCGGGTGTCGTGATCATCAACCTCTTCAACGAGGGATTCGGAAACGCGACGAATGCGATCGTCGACAACGGTTCGCTGGTCCGCAAGATCTACCTGCCGCGGGAGCTCTTCCCGATCGCGGCGATCATCGTGGCGTTCATCCACTTCCTGCCGCAGGTCGCGATCCTCCTGCTCATATGCCTGGTGGTGGGATGGACGCCCACCTTGGCCATGGTCGGCGCAGTGCTGCTCGGGGTGCTGATCGTCGTGATGTTCGCCCTGGGTCTCGGGTTGTTCTTCAGCGGCATCAACGTCCGATTCCGCGATGCTCAGAACGTGGTGGAGATCATCCGGATGTTCTCGACGTGGACCTCACCGGTGCTCTACATCTGGCCCTTCGTCCAGGCTGCGCTGCCGACCTGGGCCTTCCACATCTACATGTGCAACCCGTTGTCGGTGGCCGTCGAGCTGTTCCACTACGGATTCTGGGAGGGCACAGTGACCGAGAGCGTCGGCCTCCCGCAGCCGTTCTGGCTGTACATCATCATCGCGCTCGTGGCCTGCGTCGTGAGCCTCGTCGTCGGCCAGGCGGTCTTCCGCCGCTTCGAGCGCACTTTCGCCCAGGATCTGTGA
- a CDS encoding ABC transporter ATP-binding protein, giving the protein MHRLLVAETTTQPSIIVDRVTKVFLKRNSHSFKEAFIGWVRKKKVRADEFLALDDLSFQVGEGEAVAVMGLNGSGKSTTLKLVSGVLEPDRGRVFTRGRVAGLIEVGAGFHADLSGRENVYLNAAILGMNRAEIDARFDDIVAFSEIGEFIDQEVKHYSSGMFMRLAFSVAIHVEVDVLLVDEVLSVGDAPFRAKCAAKIKELTATGVTMLVVSHDMNMIRQLCERGIVISKGKKVFDGPVEEAITALTK; this is encoded by the coding sequence ATGCATCGACTTCTCGTAGCCGAAACCACCACGCAGCCGTCGATCATCGTCGACCGCGTGACCAAGGTGTTCCTGAAGCGCAACTCGCATTCCTTCAAGGAAGCCTTCATCGGCTGGGTCCGCAAGAAGAAGGTGCGCGCCGACGAGTTCCTCGCGCTGGACGACTTGAGCTTCCAGGTCGGTGAGGGCGAAGCCGTCGCCGTCATGGGACTCAATGGCTCCGGAAAGTCGACGACCCTGAAGCTGGTGTCGGGCGTGCTCGAACCCGACCGCGGACGCGTCTTCACGCGGGGCCGGGTCGCGGGTCTGATCGAGGTGGGCGCCGGATTCCACGCCGACCTCTCGGGGCGCGAGAACGTCTATCTCAACGCCGCGATCCTGGGGATGAATCGCGCCGAGATCGATGCCCGCTTCGACGACATCGTGGCGTTCTCCGAGATCGGCGAGTTCATCGACCAGGAGGTCAAGCACTACTCCTCCGGAATGTTCATGCGCCTCGCTTTCTCGGTGGCGATCCACGTCGAGGTGGACGTGCTGCTCGTGGACGAGGTGCTGTCGGTGGGCGACGCACCCTTCCGGGCGAAGTGCGCGGCGAAGATCAAGGAGCTGACGGCGACAGGCGTCACGATGCTGGTCGTCAGCCACGACATGAACATGATCCGTCAGCTGTGCGAGCGCGGCATCGTCATCTCGAAGGGCAAGAAGGTCTTCGACGGCCCCGTCGAGGAAGCCATCACCGCGCTGACGAAGTGA
- a CDS encoding glycosyltransferase family A protein: MSDSAVAVVVRTKDRPEFLRRALASITSQTLSDWECVIVNDGGKPGPVDAAVAELPAEHAARVSVIHAPASRGRWVSANAGVLATSAPLLTLHDDDDSWHPEFLARSVDYLDSHPERNGVVSRIEIRWEHQTPSGYEVVSSEIFQPDLPAPTLSDTLLFNRFVPIAFVYRRSLHEELGLYDERLPVVGDWAFNLRVLARGPVDYLGPEPYAYWHQRVGASGADGNSVISSKGEHAYYDARIRDDALREYVDANGLGLVLYLTRFIDKRFVEVENGLRSEIAAMNPFRRVERRVRRVVSERRDKRRSN; the protein is encoded by the coding sequence ATGAGCGATTCCGCCGTCGCCGTCGTCGTGCGCACGAAAGACCGCCCCGAGTTCCTGCGCCGCGCGCTCGCCAGCATCACCTCCCAGACCCTGAGCGACTGGGAGTGCGTGATCGTCAATGACGGCGGCAAGCCCGGACCGGTGGACGCGGCCGTCGCCGAGCTCCCCGCCGAGCACGCGGCGCGCGTCAGTGTCATCCACGCGCCGGCCTCGAGGGGCCGCTGGGTGAGCGCGAACGCCGGCGTCCTGGCGACATCCGCCCCGCTGCTCACCCTTCACGACGACGACGACTCGTGGCATCCGGAATTCCTCGCGCGATCCGTCGACTATCTGGACAGCCACCCCGAGCGCAACGGCGTCGTCTCGCGCATCGAGATCAGGTGGGAGCATCAGACGCCGTCGGGCTATGAGGTCGTCAGCAGCGAGATCTTCCAGCCCGACCTGCCCGCGCCGACGTTGTCGGACACGCTGCTGTTCAATCGGTTCGTTCCCATCGCGTTCGTCTACCGACGCAGCCTGCACGAGGAGCTCGGTCTGTACGACGAGAGACTTCCGGTCGTCGGCGACTGGGCCTTCAACCTGCGCGTCCTCGCCCGCGGACCGGTCGACTACCTCGGTCCCGAGCCGTACGCGTACTGGCATCAGCGAGTGGGCGCCTCGGGCGCGGACGGGAACAGCGTGATCAGCTCCAAGGGCGAGCACGCCTACTATGACGCGCGCATCCGCGACGATGCCCTCCGTGAGTACGTCGACGCGAACGGGCTCGGCCTGGTGCTGTATCTGACGCGCTTCATCGACAAGCGCTTCGTCGAGGTCGAGAACGGCCTTCGCAGCGAGATCGCAGCGATGAATCCGTTCCGGCGCGTCGAGCGCCGCGTCCGCCGCGTCGTCTCGGAGCGGCGCGACAAGCGACGCTCGAACTAG
- a CDS encoding bifunctional dTDP-4-dehydrorhamnose 3,5-epimerase family protein/NAD(P)-dependent oxidoreductase, translating into MTEYGKPLSSAETPIPGLVVWELPVHGDSRGWFKENWQRQKMLAGGLPDFGPVQNNISFNDAVGTTRGIHAEPWDKWVSVATGRIFGAWVDLREGPTFGAVFTTEIDPSRAIFVPRGVGNSYQTLEPDTAYSYLVNDHWSPDAQYTFLNLADETAAITWPIPLEQAELSAKDAGHPRLANVTPVPPRKILVLGANGQLGRALRAEFGEGGRLEYADRASLDLTAADLGSARHWRDYSTIINAAAYTAVDKAETAEGRPDAWAANSTAVGALAGVAAANGITLVHVSSDYVFDGTKSGSYTEDDLPAPLGVYGQTKASGDALAATTPRHYIVRTSWVIGDGANFVRTMASLAERGIDPKVVDDQTGRLTFTRDIARGIRHLLTTTPPYGVYDLTSAGEPASWAQIARRVFELTGSDPDRVTPVSTAEYYATASGPIAPRPHNSTLDLSKIQATGFRVDDMDDALRQYLASADDRQGRP; encoded by the coding sequence ATGACGGAGTACGGCAAGCCGCTGTCGTCTGCTGAGACTCCCATCCCCGGCCTGGTCGTGTGGGAACTTCCCGTGCACGGCGACAGCCGTGGCTGGTTCAAGGAGAACTGGCAGCGCCAGAAGATGCTCGCCGGTGGGCTGCCCGACTTCGGTCCGGTGCAGAACAACATCTCGTTCAACGACGCGGTCGGCACGACCCGCGGCATCCACGCCGAACCGTGGGACAAGTGGGTGTCGGTCGCCACCGGACGCATCTTCGGCGCGTGGGTGGACCTGCGCGAGGGCCCGACATTCGGGGCGGTCTTCACCACCGAGATCGACCCGTCGCGGGCCATCTTCGTGCCGCGCGGGGTCGGCAACTCGTATCAGACCCTCGAGCCCGACACCGCCTACTCATACCTCGTCAACGACCACTGGTCGCCCGACGCGCAGTACACATTCCTCAATCTGGCCGACGAGACCGCAGCGATCACATGGCCGATCCCGCTCGAGCAGGCAGAGCTCTCAGCGAAGGATGCCGGTCACCCGCGTCTGGCGAACGTCACACCGGTTCCGCCCAGGAAGATCCTGGTGCTGGGCGCCAACGGGCAGCTGGGTCGCGCACTTCGGGCGGAGTTCGGCGAGGGAGGCCGGCTCGAGTATGCCGATCGCGCCTCGCTCGATCTGACCGCCGCCGATCTCGGTTCGGCCCGTCACTGGCGGGACTATTCGACCATCATCAACGCCGCGGCCTACACGGCCGTCGACAAGGCCGAGACCGCCGAGGGACGACCGGATGCCTGGGCCGCCAACAGCACGGCCGTCGGCGCGCTCGCGGGCGTCGCTGCAGCGAACGGGATCACCCTCGTCCATGTGTCGAGCGACTACGTCTTCGACGGGACGAAGAGCGGGTCGTACACCGAGGACGACCTGCCGGCGCCACTCGGGGTGTACGGCCAGACGAAGGCCTCGGGCGATGCGCTCGCCGCGACCACTCCTCGGCACTACATCGTCCGGACGAGCTGGGTGATCGGCGACGGCGCGAACTTCGTCCGCACGATGGCGTCGCTGGCCGAGCGCGGCATCGACCCGAAGGTCGTCGACGATCAGACCGGCAGGCTCACCTTCACGCGCGACATCGCGCGCGGCATCCGCCACCTCCTCACGACGACGCCGCCGTACGGCGTGTACGACCTCACGAGCGCGGGCGAACCCGCCTCATGGGCCCAGATCGCGCGGCGGGTCTTCGAGCTGACGGGCAGCGACCCGGACCGCGTGACGCCCGTGTCGACGGCGGAGTACTACGCCACGGCGTCCGGTCCTATCGCGCCGCGGCCGCACAACAGCACACTCGACCTGAGCAAGATCCAAGCGACCGGCTTCCGCGTCGATGACATGGACGATGCCCTTCGGCAGTACCTCGCGTCAGCGGATGACCGCCAGGGCCGGCCGTGA
- the rfbB gene encoding dTDP-glucose 4,6-dehydratase, which yields MANLLVTGGAGFIGSNFVHHVVAHTDHHVTVLDKLTYAGNLASLAGLPEDRLTFVKGDITDAPLVDELFGAADAVVHYAAESHNDNSLHDPRPFLDTNIIGTYTLLEAARRHGTRLHHISTDEVYGDLELDDPDRFTENTPYNPSSPYSSTKAGSDLLVRAWVRSFGVEATISNCSNNYGPYQHVEKFIPRQITNVIRGIRPKLYGKGENVRDWIHADDHSSAVLTILDKGEIGETYLIGADGEKDNKTVVELILSEMGQPADAYDHVTDRAGHDMRYAIDSTKLRTELGWTPQYQDFEAGLSATIDWYRRNEEWWASAKDGVEAFYAAKGQ from the coding sequence ATGGCGAACCTGCTTGTCACGGGGGGCGCCGGTTTCATCGGATCGAACTTCGTCCACCACGTCGTCGCGCACACCGACCATCACGTCACCGTGCTCGACAAGCTGACCTATGCCGGCAACCTGGCCTCTCTCGCCGGTCTGCCCGAAGACCGCCTCACGTTCGTCAAGGGCGACATCACCGACGCTCCGCTGGTCGACGAGCTGTTCGGGGCGGCCGATGCGGTGGTGCACTACGCGGCCGAATCGCACAACGACAACTCGCTGCACGATCCGCGACCGTTCCTCGACACCAACATCATCGGCACCTACACGCTGCTCGAAGCGGCTCGCCGGCACGGGACGCGCCTCCATCACATCTCCACGGACGAGGTGTACGGCGACCTCGAGCTCGATGACCCGGACCGCTTCACCGAGAACACCCCCTACAACCCTTCGTCGCCGTACTCGTCGACGAAGGCGGGATCCGACCTCCTGGTGCGCGCGTGGGTTCGGTCGTTCGGCGTCGAGGCGACCATCAGCAACTGCTCGAACAACTACGGGCCGTACCAGCACGTCGAGAAGTTCATCCCGCGCCAGATCACGAACGTCATCCGCGGCATCCGGCCCAAGCTCTACGGCAAGGGCGAGAACGTCCGCGACTGGATCCACGCCGACGATCACTCGTCTGCGGTGCTCACGATCCTCGACAAGGGCGAGATCGGAGAGACGTACCTCATCGGCGCTGACGGCGAGAAGGACAACAAGACGGTCGTCGAGCTGATCCTCAGCGAGATGGGTCAGCCGGCCGACGCATACGACCATGTCACCGACCGTGCCGGTCACGACATGCGCTACGCGATCGACTCGACCAAGCTGCGCACCGAGCTCGGCTGGACGCCCCAGTACCAGGACTTCGAAGCGGGCCTCTCCGCCACCATCGACTGGTACCGGCGCAACGAGGAGTGGTGGGCTTCCGCCAAGGACGGCGTCGAGGCCTTCTACGCGGCGAAAGGCCAGTGA
- the rfbA gene encoding glucose-1-phosphate thymidylyltransferase RfbA yields the protein MKGIILAGGSGTRLHPITLGISKQLIPVYDKPMVYYPLSTLMLAGIRDILIVTTPHDAEQFERLLGDGSQFGVNLTFARQPSPDGLAQAFTIGADFIGDDKVALILGDNLLYGPGLGTQLKRYADIDGGAIFAYWVAEPTAYGVVEFDADGKAVSLEEKPAVPKSNYAVPGLYFFDNDVIEIARNLEPSPRGEYEITDVNRAYLERGKLQVEVLPRGTAWLDTGTFDQMTDAAEYVRTMERRTGLRVGVPEEVAWRQGFLSDDELRERAAKLVKSGYGRYLLDTLERGH from the coding sequence GTGAAAGGCATCATTCTGGCCGGTGGCTCGGGCACGCGGCTGCACCCCATCACCCTGGGCATCTCCAAGCAGTTGATCCCGGTCTATGACAAGCCGATGGTGTACTACCCGCTCTCGACGCTCATGCTGGCCGGCATCCGCGACATCCTCATCGTCACGACCCCCCACGATGCGGAGCAGTTCGAGCGACTGCTCGGTGACGGATCGCAGTTCGGGGTGAACCTCACCTTCGCCCGGCAGCCATCGCCAGACGGGCTCGCGCAGGCCTTCACCATCGGGGCCGACTTCATCGGCGACGACAAGGTCGCCCTCATCCTCGGCGACAACCTGCTGTACGGACCGGGCCTCGGCACGCAGCTGAAGCGCTACGCCGACATCGACGGCGGAGCGATCTTCGCCTATTGGGTGGCTGAGCCCACCGCGTACGGCGTCGTCGAGTTCGACGCGGACGGCAAGGCTGTCTCACTCGAGGAGAAGCCGGCCGTGCCGAAGAGCAACTACGCGGTGCCAGGACTGTACTTCTTCGACAACGACGTGATCGAGATCGCCCGCAACCTCGAGCCCAGCCCGCGTGGCGAGTACGAGATCACCGACGTCAATCGCGCCTACCTCGAACGGGGAAAGCTGCAGGTCGAGGTCCTCCCGCGCGGCACGGCCTGGCTCGACACCGGCACGTTCGATCAGATGACGGATGCCGCCGAATATGTGCGGACGATGGAGCGACGCACCGGGCTCCGCGTCGGCGTGCCCGAGGAGGTCGCGTGGCGGCAGGGCTTCCTGAGCGATGACGAGCTCCGCGAGCGCGCCGCGAAGCTCGTCAAATCCGGCTATGGCAGATACCTGCTCGACACACTGGAAAGAGGACACTGA
- a CDS encoding DUF6541 family protein, giving the protein MAWIAFSWAALATVLLLGVVGVPLARIIGVRGFASVALAPAFAVTVIGIAAVVAPWAGLPWSIVPVILLTIVLGGVLWGVRRATRRFTPPPVARHRFDGWLLFALLVAAVLLTARVAGVFGDPENISQTFDNIFHLNGVRFVLDTGNASSLWLGHMTNPSGGLAFYPAAWHALVSLTVQLSGVSIPAAINAVTVVVSAVIWPLGALLLTRVLFGRSPVLSVTAGLLAASLPVFPILLMDYGVLYPYQLGLALLPAALAATMRALGLAGGRMAPGRVWWAVALLGCLPGLALAHPGALLGWLALTAPMALVVVVTRLRAARTARARWAVLGVFVAYLAIGVVLLKVLRPPAEARGWPLRMGMVDAVVDVLTVSAWYDVSAVLAAVLVVGGLVWAVVARTPRAIVALGMYVVAAILYIAVAALPLMPLRDILTGGWYNNLPRLAAMLPIALVPLGAYGAACSWACIARHQGVRRLDAKLPRWAAAGLGIIVTVGAAAAMQAPSVSPLPVAQQWAASPFVLGPGSALLTADEAAVISRLDEHVPEGVVVAGSPWTGASLAFALADRPVLMPHTLMEIGDEMQLINDGLADATPGGVVCDAVDELGVGFVLDFAGREVHPGEHVFPGLQDLATSPAVELVDEQGDAKLYELTACER; this is encoded by the coding sequence GTGGCTTGGATCGCATTCTCGTGGGCGGCGCTCGCGACCGTGCTGCTGCTCGGGGTGGTCGGGGTACCACTGGCCAGGATCATCGGCGTGCGTGGATTCGCTTCGGTCGCTCTCGCACCCGCGTTCGCCGTCACGGTGATCGGCATCGCTGCTGTCGTGGCGCCGTGGGCCGGGCTCCCGTGGTCGATCGTGCCGGTCATCCTGCTGACGATCGTGCTGGGTGGCGTGCTCTGGGGTGTCCGGCGCGCGACCCGTCGATTCACCCCGCCGCCCGTGGCGCGACACCGATTCGACGGGTGGCTGCTGTTCGCACTTCTCGTCGCGGCCGTGCTTCTGACGGCCCGAGTGGCGGGTGTCTTCGGGGATCCCGAGAACATCTCGCAGACGTTCGACAACATCTTCCACCTCAACGGCGTGCGGTTCGTGCTCGACACCGGCAACGCGTCCTCGCTGTGGCTCGGCCACATGACCAACCCCAGCGGCGGGCTGGCCTTCTATCCCGCGGCATGGCATGCGCTCGTCTCGCTGACTGTCCAGCTCTCGGGCGTGTCCATTCCGGCCGCGATCAACGCGGTGACGGTCGTGGTGTCGGCTGTCATCTGGCCGCTCGGCGCGCTGCTGCTCACCCGTGTCCTCTTCGGGCGGTCGCCCGTGCTCTCGGTGACTGCGGGCCTGCTCGCTGCCTCGCTGCCCGTGTTCCCGATCTTGCTGATGGATTACGGCGTCCTGTACCCGTACCAGCTGGGGCTGGCGCTGCTCCCGGCGGCGTTGGCAGCGACGATGCGCGCGCTCGGCCTCGCCGGAGGCCGCATGGCGCCTGGGCGGGTGTGGTGGGCGGTCGCGCTCCTGGGCTGCCTCCCGGGACTCGCTCTCGCCCACCCGGGCGCGCTGCTGGGGTGGCTCGCGCTCACCGCGCCGATGGCGCTCGTGGTCGTGGTGACGAGGCTGCGCGCCGCTCGCACCGCGCGCGCACGCTGGGCGGTGCTCGGCGTCTTCGTCGCCTATCTGGCCATCGGCGTCGTGCTCCTGAAGGTGCTGCGCCCACCCGCCGAGGCACGGGGGTGGCCGCTGCGGATGGGCATGGTGGACGCCGTCGTCGACGTGCTGACCGTCTCGGCCTGGTACGACGTGTCGGCGGTGCTCGCCGCGGTGCTCGTCGTCGGCGGACTGGTGTGGGCCGTCGTCGCACGCACACCGCGGGCGATCGTGGCGCTCGGGATGTACGTGGTGGCGGCGATCCTCTACATCGCCGTCGCGGCGCTGCCCCTGATGCCGTTGCGCGACATCCTCACCGGCGGCTGGTACAACAACCTGCCCCGCCTGGCCGCGATGCTGCCGATCGCGCTGGTTCCGCTGGGCGCCTACGGGGCGGCATGCTCCTGGGCCTGCATCGCACGGCATCAGGGCGTTCGCCGGCTGGATGCGAAGCTGCCCCGATGGGCAGCCGCAGGTCTCGGCATCATCGTGACCGTCGGTGCGGCCGCCGCGATGCAGGCGCCTTCGGTATCGCCTCTCCCCGTCGCGCAGCAATGGGCGGCGAGCCCGTTCGTGCTCGGGCCCGGCTCCGCCCTCCTCACGGCCGACGAAGCGGCCGTGATCTCGCGCCTCGATGAGCACGTGCCCGAGGGCGTCGTGGTGGCGGGCAGCCCCTGGACAGGGGCGTCATTGGCCTTCGCGCTCGCCGACCGGCCGGTCTTGATGCCGCACACGCTGATGGAGATCGGTGACGAGATGCAGCTCATCAACGACGGGCTCGCGGATGCCACGCCCGGCGGGGTCGTGTGCGATGCCGTCGACGAGCTCGGCGTGGGTTTCGTGCTGGACTTCGCCGGCCGCGAGGTCCACCCCGGTGAGCATGTCTTCCCCGGCCTGCAGGATCTCGCGACGTCGCCGGCCGTCGAGCTGGTCGACGAGCAGGGCGACGCGAAGCTCTACGAACTCACCGCGTGCGAGCGGTGA